The Daphnia magna isolate NIES linkage group LG3, ASM2063170v1.1, whole genome shotgun sequence genomic interval TACAGGGAATAGTTTTAAATGATGCAAATGCCTATCTCAATGATGCCATTAAAGAAGGGTTTTGAAAACCGTTGCATAGCCAAACTTGCAAATCCTACGcccaaatttttcaaaaattgtgcCAACTAATCCCAAGGTAGGTCAACCAACTGAAAAGCGTCCTTCACTTTTCCCATTGCCACCTATtgattctctttttccttgttACGTTTCCGAGTCGGAATTCCGCTTTTCTGCTTTCCCGATCTAACATTCCGCATGTCATCTGCATCTTTGCTATAGCCTTTTGGCTAGCTCGAATCTCCCAGACGGTTTCGTTGATCAGTGTTGTGTGGGCTTCTAGCGCGTGCACGTTAGCAGTAGATTCCGTTGACAACTGTTAAATGGTTTTTTTCACTTTGTCCAACTCATCCGTGGTAACCATTCCAAAAAGCCAATTCAGTGCTGTTCCCCCTCCATCCATAACACCGCGTTGTTTTCTCGATCGTTTCGGTGCTCAAATTGTGGCTTTGAGTTCTTTGTAGTTGCGGGTTATGATCCACAAAAACGCGAGTACATCCAATGCTCTGGCATGAACATGATCTATTGCCGTGGAATGGAATTTCGCTATTTCACTCGGCTTGACATCATCAGGCATTGTACTTTTCTGCCTTAACCAATCTTTGAATTCTGCTGCCACCCCATCCGTTTGCTCAAAAGTGATGCCCGACATCAAAACCCATTCTGGGCCAGTAAAACCTCTCGTCTTTTTCGCTTTGAAGATGACTCCATTTGACAAAGTGATATCTGATGCTATTGCTAATCTGGGTGTCAACATCAGATTCGTTATTAGCAATGGTAATGACAACATAAAATGTAGTGGTAATGTCATGTTAAGTCTAGTTTACCGCTTTGTTCCGGACTATTCCTCCATGTATGCATTATTctccctctctttttctccggCTCCCCCTTCTTTTCTCACTCCTCCCGATTGTTCCTCTCACAGGTTCTTGATTGCTTCCAGTCGGTCGAGCGTTTCTTTCTCCCAGCCTTCCTCACTCGTCTCcccttttgctttttctttagCTGCTGCATCTTGCGTTGCTGTCTCGTCCTTCCGGCTCAGCTTACTGACGTCccatttttcttcgttttcaccCGCTGATGGGGCTAGGTGTTCAACAAATTTCTTGATGTGCTTGACGTGGACTATCTCCGTTTTTTGGGAACGGTTGTCTGCAAATTTGACCTCATAGTTAAAGAGCGTATTCCGTCGTACCACCACGGCCCATGCCATCAGTGTAGTAGTTTCTCTGCCCTCCTTATTTTCCTCACTGATTTCTGAAATTAACACCTTTTCCCCACTGCATTCCGGTCCACTTTTTCCCGACTTTTGTCGTAATATGGCCAATACTCCATGATCCCGCTCCTGCCACCGTTCTTCCCAGCTGTTCGGCATCGTGTTAGAAGTTATGACACGACATGAGTGGTTTCTGAGCAATAGCCGTACTCCTTATTGGTACTACTCATAGAACGACACAAAACTCATAAAGGTAAAATACAATAGGACTTACATGACTACTAGAAGAATTATACAGTCTATACTTTAAGTGTTGGACAGAAAATGGTTAGAAGGTGGTAAGAAGTATGACTTGCCAGGGGACACATAAAAAAGCGAGAGGCAGAGCATGAGAGCCCAAGGTTGGGGCTAAACAGCAACCTAGGTTTAAGCAACCATTAGTTGTATCTGCTGGGCGGTCTGGCCAGTTTCGTGTTTCGCTACACTCAGTAACACACGGAAACCATTGCCACGCCGGTCCCTCCAAATACATTCCAAAATTAGCTCgcttgtcttcttttttctatctATTGTAGTCTTCCACTAATTTTCACCCATCAAACCCATCTTCCGCATTCAGCTCTTGTTTTTACCTAGAACATAGGAGGAGCTGTGAACTTGAATAATCTGGAAAACGCAATCTTCTCTTCCACCTCGTCTTCCACCGCCTCTTCATAGTCTTCACTCACGGTCTCTGGATCGAAGTTCTCaagttgcaaaaatgtcccgacctgtaacttgccttaaagcgtaataccttagggcataaaaaaatgtctagacttacccaaccctgccctgacgtgtccatcaccccgtctaccctccccccttaaagaaaaacaaacaaaaagcccactaccttgccaataggttgctttaaaaattaaatcggtgttcggatttttgtgcaggatactgtactctGCTTCCTCTTCATCGCTTCCTCTTCATCGCCATTCTCTCCGACCATTCATTATCATTCAATGAGATATACGACTCCAACGCCTTCCAGAGATCTCGTCCCTCCGATATCCTATCCCGTCCGGATAATAGTTATTTCTTTCTCCATGTCCCGCAGCTCTGTGTGTAAAAATAGGACCCACAAAGTCCATTCCAATTACTTGAAAAGGGGCTTTCGTAGTTTCGTGAGGGTACAAATGTGCTCTATATGTGGATGAAGTGTTAATTATGCATATTTCACAACTTTGAAATATTCTTTAATATGGCCTCTTATGGTTAGACAACGataatgattttttacttttaaatacGTACTATAAAAACCTTAATGGATTCCCATCGGCACAACATGTAATTCTTTAAGCACTAGATAGCGAAGAGGCAAAACCAATTGATAGTTTGTTTCACTTCGCTTGCTATTTTGAGAAGGTAATTCATGTcgataaagtgtaccttcCATTACAtgaaaacaattaattttttttacccatTCTGGCTTAGATTGGTTAAACATTTCATCAAGCTCTCATTTCTACAAATAATTTCTAATTACTATGCAAAGTTTGTGTTCttactgttttttttcaaattaaattaatattCTGTCCTAGTTCAATACTAGCGCTTTTTAAACAAGAGAAGCCATCATACCTCTTATGAATACGTGCAGTCCTATACTATAATTCTTAACttttattagttaaaagtagAGCCCATCTACCTAATTTTCTATTATTATCTTTGGAACGGACAATGATGACTAATAATCACAAAAGAGAAACTTCACAATATCTCACGAACTTACGAGCGTCGCTCTCGCGTTCGCTTACAAAAAATGTAATGAGCGATAGCTTGCACTCGAAAAATATCATGAAATCTGATTTTAAGCCCCGTTCTACTTCCTCCTCTGGTGTGACAGTGGAAAACCTGtcatacaatttaaaaattatgaaaaattgAGTATTAAAGAAAGATGTAAAATTAGACAAAACACAATATAGAGGAGCAGTGGACCACAATATTTCCATAAGGTTTGTAGACTCAAGTCTAGCTAAATATTTGGGAACATTTATTTAAAGGTTTTGCTAAGCACGCAAGTTTGAATTTCTTACAATTCACTGTAATTTCCCTCCAAATCGATAGGTTCACTCTTTTTTTCATCTATTTCGAAAACGTTGAAATACGGTAGGTATTTCACTCACGTGTGTGAAATGTCTCCCATAGCGCAGATGGGTCCCACGGACATCCGCAGTTTATCCAACATGGATAAGGGTGATATCCTACGGACATCCGTCAAACTTCCCAACCTCCAGGCTAGATGTCCCTTGGGTATCGACTGAATATTACATGACCTGCCGGGAAGATGCCATCGGACATTCTAAGAACATCCGAAAGTACTTCTTTTGGATATAAATAGAACATTTTTTCCGAAAAAACTATTCTCCCGGTCGGAATTCGAAACCGATTCTCACGCTTCATAGTCGAGTCTCTTAACATTCTGCTATCCTATTCAtgtctttatttctttcatacaattttatttttctccttaATTGAAATATTGTGAAATACTTGTGAAATGTTGGCAGCTTGGGATGGCCAATAGCTGTATTATATAATTATCAGCTTAGTACTATTTTAAAACTTACATAGACTTGTATTATTTTCACTCTATCATTATTTTGCTGATCTTGTTACACTACGAATCGCTCATAAAAATTATAGAACAAATCgataatgaaagaaaatgtaaatgaaatcGTATAACCTAATTTCTGATAATAAATGTTATTAACTTATATAATCTGCCGAAAATTATATGAAAACTAAGAGTATGTCTTAAACCCCCCAAACCCAAACCAATCCCTTCGTGTTCCAACCCAAACACATTGTGGTGGAAAATTTAAACCCTGTTTAAAGTTCCcctttgtttaaaaaaaaatttattttatcaaTCAAAAACGATACACTAAATAATCTTCTAAGCTTttggaataaataaaaaaatttgcactTCAACTGTGATGGACATTAGGGTGTTTGATTTCCGCAAAATTTTAGAATTTTGCTGCAAAAGTTGGAATTGGGgtgtaggggagaccggggctagttgGCTTAGGGGTAAGTCGCTCTTTTGCGTATTACTTGGCGCCACTTAAAAATTAGAGTTTTTCAGGATAGCCGAAGTGTTAATTATTATTACTAGATGGTCtgtacaaaattttaattttgtctGCACTTAAATACTGACGTTGTACTGCAAAAACCGTTTTACGCTTCGCCgcgaactttttttttccgtgcatttttctttttcagaaataAGGTATGTAGTGGATgttaatgaaattttttctttagatacCTTAGTCTTTTAGCTAAGGGTCAGTCAATTCTAAAATtcaatataatttatttttaagtaaatattttaaagaaaacaatgacccCTACCCATGGGGTAGGTtggcggtttttttttggggcaAGTTGGCCTTTTGTTTTAGCTTCTGACCTTGTTTATTTGTGTGTCAaaatcttctgtttttttagTGTTACACGAGGATGAGGAACTATGTACGAAAAACTGACAGGGGAAAAACGCCTAGTGAGGTTATCGAAAGAGCAATTGATGTTGTTCTTACAGAAGGAAGAGGAATAACTGAGGTTGGAGAAATGTTTCAGATTCCCAGAAGAAGTCTTGCTAGATACGTAGACAAGAATAAGAATGTGCTACcctgtaaacaaaaatatggtTATTCAAAGATTCGTCAGGTAAGAAATACATTGAGTTTAGGCTACAGGCATAGTAAGTTAGGCTAATGAGTGTAAACATTTTGTCGAACAGGTTTTCACAGATGAGGAGGAGGCTATACTAGTGAAATATTTGCATCGAGCAGCAGATATTTATTTTGGATTGTCACCACTGGACGTTAGGAAACTAGCATTTCAATTGGCCACCAAAATGAACATCAAAATTCCCTTGTCGTGGACTACAAAATGCTTAGCTGGCCCTGACTGGTTTAGCTCATTTCTTAAGAGACATAATACTTTGTCAATTAGGAAACCCGAGGCTACCTCCTTGGCAAGAACATCATCTTTCAACAAACACAACTGTGACGCCTTTTTTGACAATTACGAGAGATTGTTGACAAGAGAAAACATATCACTTGATTGTGTATGGAATATGGACGAGACTGGTGTTACAACTGTCATGCCACCTGAAAAGATCGTTGGTCGACGTGGCTAAAAGCAAATAGGTTAGAGGACTATAGTATTAGTTTGcagttatttatattttatatcATCTTTGAAACTACTTTTCTATAGGGGCAATCGTTTCGGCAGAGAGAGGGACTTTAGTTACCGTTGTTTGTGCAATTTCGGCTTTAGGAAACAcaattccccctttttttgtttttccaaggTAAATTTATAGTCTTGAAAGCAAGCAGTTTGTGGTATTCATTGATGTTATATGAAAAATAGAGTGAACTTCAAAAGCCACTTTCTTAATGGAGGTCCTATAGGATGTGCAGGTACTGCAAACAAATCTGGATGGATGAATGATTCCAGCATGGAGTTATTTATGGATCATTTCGTAAAATTTGTTCGTCCATCCAAGGAACGGCCAGCTTTATTGCTTCTTGATAATCACTCTTCACACATGGCCATCAATGCCTTAAACTTCGCAAAGGAAAACCATATTCATTTTCTATCATTCCCGGCACATTGTTCCCATAGATTGCAGCCACTGGACGTTTCGGTGTATGGTCCCAtgaaaaaatttaacagcagTGCTGCTTCAGCATGGATGCTTAACAATCCAGGAAAAACTATGTCCATTTATGATATTCCGGGAATAGTTGGCAAATCGTTTCCTCTAGCTGCCAACCCTATTAACATAACATCTGGTTTTAGACAGACCGGAATCGTCCCATTTGACCGCGAAGGTTTCCATTCACGTGCTGACTATGATCCTGGCTTTGTTACCGATAGAGTGGACCCAAAGTTAACTGTTTCTTTAGTTGAAATTGATTTGCCACTTCTAAATGAGCCATTTGCTCTTCCAATTGGGATTTTACCGGATGAAGTGGGAACTGATATGCAGCTTGTTGTGGATCCCCTAGTGGAACATAATGCTGTGGAGCATGAAGTGCAACGTGATGCTGTGGAGCCTGATGTTGAGCCTGGTGGAAGACAACACAATTCAAGATCATCTAACAGTGCTTCCAGCTCACCTGTTCCCTTTTCAAATTCACCGACTAATTCTTCCTGTTCATCAACGCTGTCGATAAAAATACTTGAAGAGTTGAGACCTTTTCCTAAAGCTGGCCCCCGGATAATTCCACAAAATAATGGGCGCCGGAAGAGAACATCGGCAGTTTTAACTGACACTCCCATAAAAAATGTTATCGAAGCAGAGAAAGCTGcagtgaaaacaaaagccgCAAGGAAGATTGTGTATTCTGAACAGCCGCCCAACTCTAAAGCTGATAAGTGCAAGAAAAGCAAGCCAGCAAAGcggaacaaaaaagaagtcaagaaaaaagaatcattttgCCTAGAATGCGGAGGGCGTTATTCCACCACTAAAGAAGATTGGATTCGTTgtacaattaaaaaatgttgCTTATGGGCGTGCGAGTCGTGTGTGGATGACAGAGGAGAAGATGAAAATTCTTACGTGTGTTCAAAGTGCTCTGCAAAGATGTAAGGCCAACTTGCCCCGACTTCACGGGCAACTTGCCCCACTTACGGGGTAAGTTGCCAGCTGAAAGTGTCCGaataaaactgttttttgggCAGAAAGCTTTTCTaaattagcatttttttttgacgCTACAATTTAGATAAGATAACAAAGCATCAGCTAGGCCATAAATGTTATCATTACAGGAAAAATTTCAAGTGGTAAGACAGGGTGTGTAAAAACCAGGCcaactagccccggtctcccctattaGGTCATAATTAGCTTactgattttgtattttatttttaaaataaaatttagacCCCCCACACCtcctttttattcaaaatagcCTTAATTTCAATATAAAATGGGTCCGCTTGGTAGGATGGGAATAAAACTTTTTTACAAAAGTTAGACATATTGTTAAGCATTATTTGATCTTTTACTTAGCTAAAAATGGAGACAATCCGATTAAATTTAGACCCACCCAATCACTTTTATTCACAATGACCTACTGAAATATGACCAAAATTTCTCTATTTCAAACCAATTATGCTGAGTTTTATATGAAATTGGCAAATTGAGCATAATAGACATAGCGAGCATAATAGACAAACGTGTGATGATGTATAAATCCTTGTCAGCATTGCAAACGAACAGAAAGAATGAATCTGCGAAGTAAATCAAAAGATCCTTTTATTCAACGTTTGGAATATCGCAATTTAGCCGAAGGTATCAGGTTGCCAACAAATCGTGAGATTATTGGCAGATTTCTGTGTTTGAGAGAAAAGAACAAACTGcttccaaaaaagaaatcattcaAACAGTGGCCAGTGAAGTAGAggaaatttggaaaacgggcATTTATTCCCATCAAAGCAACAACACCTGTCTCTTTTTGTGTACCTTCACTCCACCATAAtttaattataataataataaataaataatttaatcaattcatttaaatcataaattcCGCTTTGAAATCGTGTAAAAGGCATTGCTGGTCCTTGACAGAAGAATTGGTAATTTTCACAATCTTCAATGAAAATCTGTCTAGCTTCACTCGTTCTTTACTTGCCAAAACATTATTAACACACCGAAGCCAAATAACTTTATCCTAAAAAAGCCAAAATTTCCCGTTTTTACAACGGAACTTCCATTTTTATCTCCATTAATCGGTCCAAGATCTTGGCTGCTTTTTTCATTGATGAGACTCAGTAACTGACCGACTGGCTACAATTACCTGTTGAGTGTTGGGATTTAATGGAGAACTATCGCACCATTAAGAACTTTACTAATCAGCTGGAAGTTTTTAACGATTGTGCGGAACAAGGGATAAAGATCATGTGATAAGTGATTACAAAAACATTTGTAGAAATGACGAACATTTAGATTATGTCATTCAAACTGTTGGGCATCACCGCCTCCATGTATCGTCCCTTGAGAAGAATAATCTATCAAATgtgtaaatttaacaattCATAGTAATCCTGTAGTTCATCCAAATAAAACCAAGAGTCATCAGCTGAatacaatttaaaatattCGTTTTTATGTGTTAGCAAAGCCGTTTTTCTCGCATTTTTAGTAAACTTAAAACCGTGTATAAATCTGTGTGGGGTCTAAATGTATTCGGATCGTGTCCTTTTTTGGCCAATTAGAAGATCAAATAATGTTTAACAATATGTCTTACTTTTgtaaaaaagttttatttccGTCCTACCAAGCGGACCCATTTTATATTGAAATTAAGgctattttgaataaaaaggaGGTGTGGGGGgtctaaattttattttaaaaataaaataaaaaacagtaAGCTAATTATGACCTAATACACCACGATTCCAACTTTTGTGgcaaaattcaaaaagtttccGGAAATGAAAAACCCTAATGGACATCCCTGGAATTACCCATGGAGTAAatggatatctaacggatgtcaGGCTGTGAATTTGACATCCGATGACAGAAGTGTGCTGTATGGGGTGTCCTTAAAAGAGCAGACAacctgaatttttttacattaaatTGCATATTTTACCGCTAAATGGCGGTAGCTCTGTGGCAACGAGCAACCGCTAATTGGCCATATTTTCTCACTAATTTCTCGCTCAAATGCATTTTGAGCGCAATAGCTCGCCGCTCACGTAAATTCGAGTGAAGCTCGTGAGCGCACTCATTTTCGAGCGTCATTCGTGTGAAGTCCGTCAAAAGGTTTGTCCTAAAGATAATATCTGAAATGTCTAATTGCATCAATTCGgctaaaccttttttttcagtggtttcatattttgcttcAGCTTTTGTTAACTGTCTACTAGAATAAGGTATTGGATGCTCATGAACTATGCTACAATTACATGCATaagcaaaaagtaaaaatttttcattaaaattttttatattgtaAATATATTATATACAATGCCGGTctagttatagaaccgcctaacTATgcaaccggctcggttatcgagccgatttttctttgccgtgtttcagtgccaccgttggccgtattatgaactatatcgattttctatggcggaaatgaatgggttttgccttttaaaacatgccaAAAAATGTTACTGTAATtgattttatctttttaggcagtGTTGTACAttggttcaatgacccaactaataataataggcggtaaagttattctaagaccgtcaaagtttgagggatgaatgaaccgacgataggtggcactaagatcgggtgcttggttatagaaccattcagttatagaaccacgcacaggccggttctataactggaccggactgtatttattatattaggcagttatagaaccgcctagctataGAGTCAACTTGGTTATCGAGTCGATTTATCTTTGCCGAGTTTCAGCATCGTCGTCGGTCGTTTTAAAAACTAGATATAGGTTCAGTTGGCGGGTTTTACATGCCATGAATTTTTAACATGCGAAGttatattattttaatttagttTGCCAATTTTAGGCAATTGTGTACATTTATTCAATGATCCAAATTAAGACAAATGGGTGACAAGCTAATTTAGCCGagaaacgataaaaaaaaattattttcttacTTTTCTCTATGTCTGTACAAAAAATGGTAAAAGCTTTTTAAGGTGGCATTTGTGTTgtagtaaaaagaaacaaagaaaataactatCATCTGCCGAGCGGGTTGTGCTTACCTCAATTGTAGAGCTCACATCAATTGTCTTTAAATCTTCTGTTTTGGCTGTGTTTTTCCACTCGGGGATGGGACTTACGTAGGCCCAATTGAAAGATGGCCTACTGCAATCAAAATTtcacactgttattttatccTTTTATGCTGAGTTTTGAGTTAAGAAATTAGTTAAAATCAAGTTCAAAAGAAAACTAGAATGGCAGAAGCTTCTCAAGGATCCAACGAAAAACTTAAATGAATTTTACATGTTGGAGAGGACGATAGTTGTGAACCagtgaaaaaattttaagctGAACTTTTCGATACCTGCAGGAAAAAGAGTGTTGCCTACAAATTTCGTGTTACTTCTGACTTTAAAGACCTTATTATTCCTGTGATTGTAAGTGATTCAAAAGGGTACCACTTATCATGTTATAAAAAGTATACAgccattaaaaataaagaagttGAGTCTGAAttgtcaaaacaaaaagcacTTGACGAGCAATCAGTTTTAGTGCAGTCTACATTACAACCTACAGCCCAACCAGCCTCAGGTAACTGAAACATTGTTGAAATTATCGGTACTATTTGTAATATCCTTCCTTCTGTTCAGACAGTGCTGTTTATTCTACAATTAGTACTCGTTCTTTGAGGTCAAcaccaaaaggaaaagaaaatgaaataaatccCCGGACTGGTGTGCACAttgaaaaatgcattttttgcCTAAAGAAGAGGAAAGAATTTAATAATAAAGTGTAGTCTCtaattacatgtagaactgcAAACATTCAGGTATTACTATTGTTATTTATATTTGACAAGATTCCACTGTTGATTTTGATATTGTTATAGCCTAGCATATTACATGATGCAAAGGTTTTGCAACATAAGAatattttggagaatttcgcTGGTGTACAATGCGATTTAAAATTTGTAGCTAAGGAAGTGAAAGTCCACAAGGCGAAAGATGTTTCAGATCGTCATCGTATGTTACAAGCCGAATATGGGCTTGAACCAAACGACTTTTCCACAGACCGTGACTACATGTTTCTCGCCAAGTTGACTGAACATTTCcaaggaaaaatttttataatgAAGCATGAAACTAAAGGCATTGGCAAAATTATCTTCTCCTCAACTATTCCACCAACCAAAGCTTTTGCCCCTATTTTTAACGTAAATAATGGTATTTCCTACAAGGTATGCAACATGTAAATTCCTCTTAATTA includes:
- the LOC123470335 gene encoding uncharacterized protein LOC123470335, yielding MRNYVRKTDRGKTPSEVIERAIDVVLTEGRGITEVGEMFQIPRRSLARYVDKNKNVLPCKQKYGYSKIRQVFTDEEEAILVKYLHRAADIYFGLSPLDVRKLAFQLATKMNIKIPLSWTTKCLAGPDWFSSFLKRHNTLSIRKPEATSLARTSSFNKHNCDAFFDNYERLLTRENISLDCVWNMDETGVTTVMPPEKIVGRRG
- the LOC123470334 gene encoding uncharacterized protein LOC123470334; protein product: MSIYDIPGIVGKSFPLAANPINITSGFRQTGIVPFDREGFHSRADYDPGFVTDRVDPKLTVSLVEIDLPLLNEPFALPIGILPDEVGTDMQLVVDPLVEHNAVEHEVQRDAVEPDVEPGGRQHNSRSSNSASSSPVPFSNSPTNSSCSSTLSIKILEELRPFPKAGPRIIPQNNGRRKRTSAVLTDTPIKNVIEAEKAAVKTKAARKIVYSEQPPNSKADKCKKSKPAKRNKKEVKKKESFCLECGGRYSTTKEDWIRCTIKKCCLWACESCVDDRGEDENSYVCSKCSAKM